In Gossypium raimondii isolate GPD5lz chromosome 12, ASM2569854v1, whole genome shotgun sequence, a single window of DNA contains:
- the LOC105763766 gene encoding pentatricopeptide repeat-containing protein At1g09900, with translation MPAKVRYMGITFQVHYSPIYLTCLPKQRVYFTHSLRTLFLFNLINFHKSPSIQTRPFSSSSSSSSTSTDFDYLNQFSPFCNSNKAAVTSSLNFINLNERRRITVGLSKMIKLRHGYLLSGFSDKFCPSFLVRIMNIIGTRETAFAFFRFAFRDDSEDAIRSSCTAAHILASQNLRYLAQDVVSWVIRRIGETRSEDLVEFMWEGHYDYESDFSVLDTLMRAFLTAGMGTRALGILCRMRDVGAVPSSSAMTTLFEFLLRVGDYGSVWKMFRDMIREGPCPSNYTFNAMILGFCRKGHLRTAESLLNVMGKYKCNPDVCGYNILINANCIRGWTSSALGWVQLMIERGCTPSILTFNIIVNALCSEGNVVEARKVLNEIQEIGLSPNVAIYNTLINGHVKARDVGQANMLYEEMRSKGIIPDAVTFNILVAGHFKFGRKEDGDRLLRELLVMDLLPDHSLCDISVAGLCWAGRLDEAMEILENMLEKGMRPSVVAYNSVIAAYSRAGLEEDAYKVFKLMMKFSLTPSSSTCSSLLMGLSRKGRLEEAREHLYKMMHKGLPINKVAFTVLLEGYFRKGDLAGAKDIWNEMQCRGIYPDAVAFSAFINGLSKAGLIEEAYDLFLEMSDKGLMPNNFVYNSLIAGFCNLGRINEAQKLRREMKQNGLVPDIFTFNIIINGFCKHATMKSAFDAFMDMHCAGLVPDIVTYNTLIGGYCEAFDMVKVNQFMNNMYANGWEPDITTYNIRIHGFCSSRKMNRAVMMLDELLSAGVVPDTVTYNTMINGVCKDILDRAMIITAKLLKMAFIPNVITTNVLLSHFCKQGMPRRALMWCQKLSEISFEFDQVSYKIMDQAYRNIHEDIEFSKATSGKSLLLEFLMYITYDYFSRSRHKQEMNPESFELIV, from the coding sequence ATGCCTGCTAAAGTACGCTACATGGGCATTACTTTCCAGGTGCATTACTCCCCTATCTATCTCACTTGTTTACCAAAACAACGAGTTTATTTTACTCACTCCTTACGAACCctatttttattcaatcttaTTAATTTCCACAAATCCCCAAGTATCCAGACTCggccattttcttcttcttcttcttcttcatcaactTCAACAGACTTCGATTACTTGAATCAGTTTTCCCCTTTTTGCAACTCTAATAAAGCAGCTGTCACCAGTTCTTTAAACTTCATTAATTTGAATGAACGCCGTAGAATCACTGTTGGCCTCTCGAAGATGATCAAGTTGCGACATGGATATCTATTGAGCGGTTTTTCTGACAAGTTTTGCCCGAGCTTCTTAGTCAGAATCATGAATATTATAGGAACCAGAGAGACTGCATTTGCATTCTTTAGGTTTGCATTTAGGGATGATTCTGAGGACGCTATTAGATCTTCTTGCACCGCTGCTCATATTTTAGCTTCTCAAAACCTACGGTATCTTGCTCAAGATGTTGTTTCCTGGGTAATTAGGAGAATTGGGGAAACTAGGAGTGAGGATTTGGTGGAGTTTATGTGGGAAGGTCATTATGATTATGAGTCGGATTTCTCGGTTCTTGATACGTTGATGCGGGCTTTTTTGACTGCAGGCATGGGTACACGGGCGTTAGGCATTTTGTGTAGGATGAGGGATGTGGGTGCGGTGCCAAGTTCTTCTGCAATGACAACCCTTTTTGAGTTTTTGCTGAGAGTTGGTGATTATGGTAGTGTGTGGAAGATGTTTAGGGATATGATTCGTGAAGGACCTTGTCCTTCCAATTATACTTTCAATGCCATGATTCTTGGTTTTTGCAGAAAGGGTCATCTAAGGACTGCGGAGAGTTTGCTTAATGTGATGGGGAAGTATAAATGTAATCCGGATGTTTGTGGATATAATATTCTAATAAATGCCAATTGCATCCGTGGATGGACTTCAAGCGCACTTGGTTGGGTCCAACTGATGATAGAGAGGGGTTGTACCCCAagcattttaacatttaatataattgttaaTGCCTTGTGTTCTGAGGGTAATGTGGTGGAGGCAAGAAAGGTTCTTAATGAGATTCAAGAGATTGGTCTTTCTCCTAATGTCGCAATATATAATACCTTAATAAATGGGCATGTTAAGGCAAGAGATGTTGGTCAGGCAAACATGCTTTATGAAGAAATGAGATCCAAGGGTATAATTCCCGATGCtgtaacttttaatattttggttGCAGGGCATTTCAAGTTTGGACGGAAAGAGGATGGAGATAGGTTGCTGAGAGAGTTATTGGTAATGGATTTGCTTCCAGATCATTCATTGTGTGACATTTCAGTTGCAGGGTTATGTTGGGCAGGCCGTTTGGATGAAGCCatggaaattttagaaaatatgcTGGAGAAAGGGATGAGACCAAGTGTTGTTGCTTATAACTCTGTTATTGCTGCATACAGCAGAGCTGGCTTGGAAGAGGATGCCTACAAAGTCTTTAAACTTATGATGAAATTCAGCCTGACTCCGTCATCGTCCACATGTAGTTCTTTGCTAATGGGTTTATCCAGGAAGGGGAGGCTGGAGGAAGCTAGGGAACATTTGTATAAGATGATGCACAAGGGTTTGCCCATCAATAAAGTGGCTTTTACTGTGCTTTTGGAAGGTTACTTCAGGAAGGGAGATTTAGCTGGGGCTAAAGATATTTGGAATGAAATGCAATGTAGGGGGATATACCCTGATGCTGTTGCGTTCTCAGCCTTTATCAATGGACTTTCCAAAGCTGGTCTGATTGAGGAGGCATATGATTTGTTTCTTGAAATGTCAGACAAAGGATTAATGCcaaataattttgtatataacTCCTTGATTGCTGGGTTTTGTAACCTTGGAAGGATAAATGAAGCGCAGAAATTGAGAAGAGAGATGAAGCAAAATGGTCTTGTTCCCGACATTTTTACCTTCAATATCATCATTAATGGATTTTGTAAACACGCCACAATGAAAtcagcatttgatgcatttatGGACATGCATTGTGCAGGGTTGGTCCCAGATATTGTAACCTATAACACTTTGATTGGTGGGTATTGTGAGGCATTTGACATGGTCAAAGTCAATCAGTTCATGAATAACATGTATGCTAATGGGTGGGAACCAGACATCACAACCTATAATATACGGATTCATGGTTTCTGTAGTAGTCGAAAAATGAATAGAGCTGTGATGATGCTAGATGAACTTCTTTCAGCAGGTGTTGTTCCGGACACCGTGACATACAACACAATGATAAATGGTGTTTGTAAAGACATACTGGATCGTGCTATGATCATAACCGCTAAATTGCTTAAGATGGCCTTTATTCCCAACGTCATTACTACTAATGTATTGTTGTCCCATTTTTGCAAGCAGGGGATGCCTAGAAGGGCACTAATGTGGTGTCAGAAGCTAAGTGAGATTTCCTTTGAATTTGACCAggtttcttataaaataatGGACCAAGCATACCGTAACATACATGAAGATATTGAGTTTTCTAAAGCAACATCGGGGAAAAGTCTCCTACTAGAATTTCTCATGTACATTACATACGATTATTTCTCTAGAAGCAGACATAAACAGGAAATGAATCCAGAATCTTTTGAATTGATTGTGTAA